CGTCGTTATAGACTTTACCGGTGACGGCGATGGTCTGCCCGGACTCGCTAGCGTTGATGACGTTATCGCTGGTGACGTTATCGATAGTAATCGAGGCAGTTGGCGCCACCGTATCGACACCGTAAGCGTGGCTGGTATTCGCCGTCGTGACGTTACCTGCGGTATCACGCGTGGTGACAGTAGCGCTCACATCATTATTGGTGGCCAGTACAGATCCCGGAACATTGACGCTCCAGGTCTTGCCGTCAGCATTCACCGTCGTCTGGTAGGTTTCCGTGCCGACTTTAACGGTAATCGCATCACCCGCTTTGACGTCGTTATCGACCTTACCGGTGACGGATATCGTCTGGCCGGACTCAGCCGCGTTAATCACGTTATCGCTGGTGACATCGTCAATAGAGATGGAAGCCGTCGGCGCAACCGTATCGACACCGTAAGCGTGGCTGGTATTCGCCGTCGTGACGTTACCTGCGGTATCGCGCGTGGTAACCGTCGCGCTCACATCACTATTCGCCGCCAATATGGATCCCGGAACGTTGACGCTCCAGGTCTTACCATCGGCATTCACCGTCGTCTGGTAGGTCTCGGTACCGACTTTAACCGTAATGGCATCACCCGCTTTCACGTCGTTATCGACGTTACCGGTGACGGCGATGGTCTGACCGGACTCGGTGGCGTTAATCACATTATCGGATGTCACATCGTCGATAGATATCGATGCCGTTGGTGCGACGGTATCGACACCGTAAGCGTGACTGGTATTGGCGGTGGTGACGTTACCCGCCGCATCACGCGTGGTGACCGTGGCAGAAATATCACCGTTTGCAGCAAGAACCGATCCCGGAACATTCACGCTCCAGGTTTTGCCATCGGCATTCACCGTGGTCTGGTAAGTCTCGGTACCGACTTTAACCGTAATGGCGTCACCCGCTTTGACGTCGTTATCGACTTTACCCGTCACCGCAATCGTCTGACCAGACTCAGTCGCATTAATCACATTATCGGATGTCACATCGTCGATAGTAATCGACGCGGTTGGTGCAACGGTATCCACACCATAAGCGTGACTGGTATTCGCAGTCGTAACATTGCCCGCCGCATCACGGGTGTTGACCGTCGCGCTCACATCACTATTGGCGGCCAGCACCGAGCCGGGAACATTGACGCTCCAGGTTTTACCGTCAGAATTCACCGTCGTCTGGTAGGTTTCCGTGCCGACTTTCACGGCCACCGTATCGCCAGCTTTCACGTCGTTATCGACTTTACCGGTGACGGCAATGGTCTGCCCGGATTCGGCAGCGTTGATGACGTTATCGGATGTCACATCATCGATAGTAATCGAGGCAACTGGAGCCACCGTATCGACGCCATAAGCGTGACTGGTGTTGGCGGTGGTGACGTTACCCGCCGCGTCGCGCGTGGTAACCGTGGCAGAGATATCACCGTTTGCAGCCAGTACTGAACCGGGAACATTCACACTCCAGGTTTTACCGTCGGCATTGACCGTCGTCTGGTAGGTTTCCGTGCCGACTTTAACCGTCACCGCATCACCGGCTTTGACGTCGTTATCGACTTTACCGGTGACGGCGATGGTCTGGCCGGACTCGGCGGCATTAATCACATTATCGCTGGTAACATCATCGATGGTAATCGACGCGGTGGGTGCAACGGTGTCGACACCGTAAGCATGAGTCGTGTTAGCGGTGGTGACATTGCCTGCGGTATCGCGCGTGGTAACCGTCGCGCTCACATCACTATTCGCCGCCAATATGGATCCCGGAACGTTGACGCTCCAGGTCTTACCATCGGCATTCACCGTCGTCTGGTAGGTCTCGGTACCGACTTTAACCGTAATGGCATCACCCGCTTTCACGTCGTTATCGACGTTACCGGTGACGGCGATGGTCTGACCGGACTCGGTGGCGTTAATCACATTGTCGGATGTCACATCGTCGATAGATATCGACGCCGTTGGTGCGACGGTATCGACACCGTAAGCGTGACTGGTATTGGCGGTGGTGACGTTACCCGCCGCATCACGCGTGGTGACCGTGGCAGAAATATCACCGTTTGCAGCAAGAACCGATCCCGGAACATTCACGCTCCAGGTTTTGCCATCGGCATTCACCGTGGTCTGGTAGGTCTCGGTACCGACTTTCACGGTAATGGCATCGCCCGCTTTGACATCGTTATCGACTTTACCGGTGACGGCAATCGTCTGCCCTGATTCGGTGGCGTTAATCACGTTATCGCTGGTGACATTGTCGATAGTAATCGACGCGGTTGGTGCCACCGTATCGACGCCGTAAGCGTGAGTCGTGTTAGCCGTTGTGACATTGCCTGCGGTATCGCGCGTGGTGACAGTAGCGCTCACATCATTATTGGTGGCCAGTACAGATCCCGGAACATTGACGCTCCAGGTCTTGCCGTCAGCATTCACCGTCGTCTGGTAGGTTTCCGTGCCGACTTTAACCGTAATGGCATCACCCGCTTTGACGTCGTTATCGACTTTACCGGTGACGGCAATGGTCTGCCCGGACTCGGTGGCGTTAATGACGTTATCGGATGTCACATCGTCGATAGTAATTGAAGCAGTTGGCGCCACCGTATCGACACCGTAAGCATGAGTCGTGTCAGCCGTCGTGACGTTGCCTGCCGCATCACGCGTGGTAACCGTCGCGCTCACATCACTATTGGCGGCCAGCACGGAACCGGGAACATTGACGCTCCAGATTTTACCGTCAGCATTCACCGTCGTCTGGTAGGTCTCGGTACCGACTTTTACGGTCACCGCATCACCCGCTTTCACGTCGTTATCGACTTTACCGGTGACGGCAATGGTCTGCCCGGATTCGGCAGCGTTGATGACGTTATCGGATGTCACATCATCGATAGTAATCGAGGCAACTGGAGCCACCGTATCGACGCCATAAGCGTGACTGGTGTTGGCGGTGGTGACGTTGCCTGCCGTATCGCGTGTGGTAACCGTCGCGCTCACATCACTATTCGCAGCCAGTACGGAACCCGGAACATTGACGCTCCAGGTCTTGCCATCGGCATTCACCCTGGTCTGGTAGGTCTCGCTGCCGACTTTAACGGTAATGGCATCGCCCGCTTTGACGTCATTATCGACTTTACCCGTCACCGCGATCGTCTGCCCTGATTCGGCGGCATTAATCACGTTATCGCTGGTGACATTGTCGATAGTAATCGACGCCGTTGGCGCCACCGTATCGACACCATAAGCGTGAGTCGTGTTAGCCGTCGTGACGTTACCCGCCGCATCACGTGTGGTGACCGTGGCAGAGATATCGCTATTGGCCGCCAGTACTGAACCGGGAACATTGACACTCCAGGTTTTACCGTCGGCATTCACCGTCGTCTGGTAGGTCTCGCTGCCGACTTTAACCGTAATGGCATCACCCGCTTTGACGTCATTATCGACTTTACCGGTGACGGCAATGGTCTGGCCGGACTCAGTCGCATTAATCACGTTATCCGACGTCACATCATCGATAGTAATAGACGCCGTTGGCGCAACGGTGTCGACACCGTAAGCGAGACTGGTATTGGCAGTGGTGACGTTACCTGCTGGATCGCGGGTCGTGACCGTAGCGCTCACATCGCCATTGGCGGCCAGCACCGAGCCCGGAACATTCACGCTCCAGGTTTTGCCGTCAGCATTCACCGTCGTCTGGTAGGTTTCCGTGCCGACTTTAACCGTAATGGCATCGCCCGCTTTGACGTCATTATCGACTTTACCGGTGACGGCAATGGTCTGGCCGGACTCAGTCGCATTAATCACGTTATCGCTGGTGACATCATCGATAGTAATTGACGCCGTTGGCGCGACGGTGTCGACACCGTAAGCGAGACTGGTATTCGCAGTCGTAACATTACCTGCCGCATCTCGTGTGGTGACCGTGGCAGAGATATCTCCGTTGGCGGCTAACACCGAGCCGGGAACATTGACACTCCAGGTCTTGCCATCGGCATTCACGGTGGTCTGGTAGGTTTCCGTACCGACTTTAACCGTCACCGCATCACCCGCTTTCACGTCGTTATCGACTTTACCGGTGACCGCAATGGTCTGGCCGGATTCGGCGGCGTTAATCACGTTATCGCTGGTGACATCGTCGATAGTAATCGACGCGGTTGGCGCAACGGTATCCACGCCGTAAGTGTGATTGGTGTCTGCGGTGGTGACGTTACCCGCCGCATCGCGTGTGGTCACGCTGGCAGAGATATCGCTATTGGCCGCCAGTACTGAACCGGGAACATTGACACTCCAGGTTTTACCATCCGCATTCACCGTCGTCTGGTAGGTCTCGGTACCAACCTTAACGGTAATCGCATCGCCCGCTTTCACGTCGTTGTCGACTTTACCGGTGACGGCAATGGTCTGCCCGGACTCGGTGGCGTTAATCACATTATCGGATGTCACATCGTCGATAGATATCGACGCCGTTGGTGCGACGGTATCGACACCGTAAGCGTGACTGGTATTGGCGGTGGTGAAGTTACCCGCCGCATCACGCGTGGTGACGGTAGCGCTCACATCGCTATTGGCCGCCAGTACGGAACCCGGCACGTTCACGCTCCAGGTTTTGCCATCGGCATTCACCGTGGTCTGGTAAGTCTCGGTACCGACTTTAACCGTAATGGCATCACCCGCTTTCACGTCGTTATCGACTTTACCGGTGACGGCAATGGTCTGCCCGGACTCGGTGGCGTTAATGACGTTATCGGATGTCACATCGTCGATAGTAATTGAAGCAGTTGGCGCCACCGTATCGACACCGTAAGCATGAGTCGTGTCAGCCGTCGTGACGTTGCCTGCCGCATCACGCGTGGTAACCGTCGCGCTCACATCACTATTGGCGGCCAGCACGGAACCGGGAACATTGACGCTCCAGGTTTTACCATCGGCATTAACCGTCGTCTGGTAGGTCTCGGAACCGACTTTCACGGTCACCGTATCGCCGGCTTTGACGTCGTTATCGACTTTACCGGTGACGGCGATGGTCTGGCCGGATTCGGCGGCGTTAATCACGTTATCGCTGGTGACATCATCGATAGTAATCGAGGCAACTGGCGCCACCGTATCGACACCGTAAGCATGAGAAGTATTGGCGGTGGTGACGTTGCCTGCCGTATCTCGCGTGGTAACCGTCGCGCTCACATCACTATTGGCGGCCAGCACGGAACCGGGAACATTGACGCTCCAGATTTTACCGTCAGCATTCACCGTCGTCTGGTAGGTCTCGGTACCGACTTTTACGGTCACCGCATCACCCGCTTTCACGTCGTTATCGACTTTACCGGTGATGGCGATGGTCTGACCCGACTCGGCGGCGTTGATGACGTTATCGGATGTCACATCGTCGATAGATATAGAGGCAACTGGTGCCACCGTATCGACGCCGTAAGCGTGAGTCGTGTTGGCGGTGGTGACGTTGCCTGCCGCATCACGGGTGGTGACCGTGGCAGAGATATCACCGTTTGCAGCAAGAACAGATCCCGGAACATTCACGCTCCAGGTCTTACCATCGGCATTCACCGTTGTCTGGTAGGTCTCGGTACCGACTTTTACGGTCACCGCATCGCCCGCTTTGACGTCGTTATCGACCTTACCCGTTACCGCAATGGTCTGCCCTGACTCGCTAGCATTGATGACGTTATCCGACGTGACATTGTCGATAGTAATTGAAGCAACTGGCGCCACCGTATCCACACCGTAAGCGTGACTGGTATTGGCAGTGGTGACGTTACCTGCTGGATCGCGGGTCGTGACCGTAGCGCTCACATCGCCATTGGCGGCCAGCACCGAGCCCGGAACATTCACGCTCCAGGTTTTACCGTCAGCATTCACCGTCGTCTGGTAGGTCTCGGTACCGACTTTAACCGTCACCGCATCACCCGCTTTCACGTCGTTATCGACTTTACCGGTGACGGCAATGGTCTGGCCGGATTCGGCGGCGTTAATCACGTTATCGCTGGTGACATCATCGATAGTAATAGACGCCGTTGGCGCAACGGTGTCGACACCGTAAGCGAGACTGGTATTCGCAGTCGTAACATTACCTGCCGCATCTCGTGTGGTGACCGTGGCAGAGATATCGCTATTGGCCGCCAGTACTGAACCGGGAACATTGACACTCCAGGTTTTACCGTCGGCATTCACCGTCGTCTGGTAGGTTTCCGTGCCGACTTTAACGGTAATCGCATCACCCGCTTTGACGTCGTTATCGACCTTACCGGTGACGGATATCGTCTGGCCGGACTCAGCCGCGTTAATCACGTTATCGCTGGTGACATCGTCAATAGAGATGGAAGCCGTCGGCGCAACCGTATCGACACCGTAAGCGTGATTCGTGTTAGCCGTCGTGACGTTGCCTGCCGCATCACGCGTGGTGACCGTGGCAGAAATATCACCGTTTGCAGCAAGAACAGATCCCGGAACATTGACGCTCCAGGTTTTACCATCCGCATTCACCGTCGTCTGGTAGGTCTCGGTACCAACCTTAACGGTAATGGCATCGCCCGCTTTGACTTCATCGCCCACCTTTCCGGTAACGGCTATCGTCTGACCGGACTCGCTGGCATTAATCACATTATCCGACGTGACATCGTCAATTGAAATTGAGGCCACAGGAGGCAGAGTATCAACCGTTACCGCTTCACTTCCGCCTGTACCAGGAATGCCTGCGGCATCGGTGTAACTGCCATCAGGGATGCTGACCCGAACTTCACCCTCAAAATTGGCGGCTGGCGTTAATGTCGCCGTCCAGCGAGTGGGATCGTTAGGATCCTGCACCAGATTCGTTACTGAGCCGTTTGTTACGATGATATCCGTGAGGTCAAAACCAACGGGCGGTTTTGTAAAAACGAAATTTATTGTGCCGTCACTGTTTATGACAAGAGTGACAGAGGGAGGTGTAGTATCGGTAGTATCCGCTGCGGCAGTCAGCAGCGTGGATGAATCGACGCCATCCAGAACGGACGAGGCACGGTCAGTAAACGATAGACCAGCGGTATCATACCCAATCGGGGTCGTCACAACCTCGGCTGTTAAGTTCAAAACGACCGCGGGATTAAAGTGCCCGCCGCCGCCGTCACCCGCCTCTCCGGTGCTGTCATTACCTGCGGCAGTCGCTTCAAGCACCTGTGTCGGGTCAGCGCCCTGAGCAATCGCATCTTGTATCGCGGCGACATCATTCGCAACATCCGCACTGCTCTGAGAAGACGCATTGCTGACATCGCTCCAGCGGCTATCACGTCCCAGATCCAATGTTTTGCCATCCGGTAATGTGATTGAAACCGCGCCATTAGCCCCGGTCACGACCTCTTCACCGCTGTAAACCCGATCGCCAGCAACCAGCAATCTCTGGCTCCCATCAAGCGCGACGATAAAAACCTGTCCAATAACGAATTTAATGACGCCAATCACACTGTTCAAAATACTTTCTCCTTGATATCTATAATTATTTTTATAATGTGGCGATATTGCGGCTATAGATTTTTGCTATCATCCTGATAGGGTTGGTTTGCTGTGTGTCATCCTGACATTTTATTAAAAAAAGCGTTACGATAGGGTTGTTGTGATGCGTCAAACGCTTGACTCAATGCACGATATAATAAAAAATTCAGAATATTCTTTCCAGAACTTTACTCACTTAGAGTAATTTCTATTTTTTTCGCCTTAGATGCATCAGAAAAATAAATTAAAACATTGATATAAATGGAATAAAATAAAATCAATTCGTTAAGCGTTTATATAACATTCAAATACTCTAATAGGAATAATCACAAATAAAGTTTTTGTGAAGGAAAACTGCTGATGATTCGTAGATACCAATTTGCTTTATTGCCTTTTATTACTGTTTTTTCCACAGCGCTCCATGCCGAGACGATTCAGGAAGCCATTAGAAGCACGCTCTACACCCACCCCGAAGTGAGTGCATCCATTAATAATCGTTTTTCTGCCGAACATGATTTACGCGCAGCAAAAGGAGGATATCTTCCCTCCATCACCCTAAGCGCAGGCGTGGGCCGCGAAGAAACCGATAGCCCCTCAACACGTGCCAGCGCTAATAAGCGCGTTGAACTCAGCCGTCAGGAATCGAGTATTAATCTAAGCCAGACGGTGTTCGATGGTTTCGCCACCTCAAGTGAGGTCGGCAGACAACGCGCCACCGTCAATTCACGCGCCTATAAAGTATTAAATACTAGTGAGTCGACAGCGTTAGATACGGTTCAGGTTTATCTCAATGTGTTACAGCGTCAGGAATTCGTCCGTCTGGCGCAAGCCAACCTGACAAGCCATGAGCGTATTTACGATCAAATCAGACTGCGCAGCGAACAGGGCGTTGGTCGATTGGCCGATTTGGATCAGGCCGAAGCTCGTCTCGCACAGGCTCGTAATAACGTGCTGACAGAGCAAACCAATCTGGACGATGCCAAAATCAACTACATGAGCATTGTAGGCAAAGTACCCGATAATTTGGTGATGCCCGATGCTTCTGTGATAAAACTCCCCGCCTCGTTGGAAGAAGCCCAGCGCATCATGCTGGCTAACAGCCCGGCGCTGAAATCCGCGGAGTCAGATATTGAAGCCACACAGCAACAATATGAGGCTTCAAAATCAACATTTTATCCACGCCTCAACGTTGAACTCTCTCGTACGATGGATAACAACGTTGACGGGACGCGCGGCCAAAACAATGAATGGCAGGCGATGGTGCGGATGCGCTACAACCTGTATGAAGGCGGTAGCAGCAAGGCGAATATGGAATCAAAAGCCTATCAGGTAAAAGAAGCGCAGGATGTGCGAAATAATGCCCTGCGCCTGCTGAGCGAAGAGCTAAAACTAGCCTGGTCAGCGTTAAATAACTCGCGTCAACAGTTGCCGATCGCCGCCGAGTATGCCGACCGCAGTATGAAAGTGCGTACCGCCTATCAAAAACAATTTGGCCTGGGGGAAAGGACGCTATTGGACTTGCTGGACAGTGAAAACGAGCTGTTCACAGCACAACGCCGTCTGGTCGAGGTTCGCTTCACTTCACTCTATACCGAATACCGGATCGCATCACGCATGGGAGAACTATTAAATCGTTTGGCGATCCCAGCACCTGAGGCCGGTACCAGCTTGACAAACGTAACCACCCACGCAGAGTTGCCGAGCCTTAATTAATATATTTCATTGGTCAGACGGCGATAAATTATGGTTTATATGCGAGGGAATTACGTTGCGTAAGGGAACGTTCCGTTAAATGAAGTTGCATTCAGTACAAGAGACTCATGGTTCTGATACATCAGTTACCCAGGAGCCTGTCGCCCATGAGTCTGCTGTTTTTCATGAATCAACGGTTGTTCATGAATCAACGGTTGTTCATGAATCAACGGCCGTTCATGAAGCGACTGCCGCGCATGAAAATAATAGTGACCCTCGTAGCCGTCATGATGACCCGCTATTGGATAGTTTACTGATCCTCTGTGCCTTGCAGGGGAAATCGGTCAGCCGTACCACACTCACCGCCGGGCTCCCCTTAGCCAACCAGCGGTTATCGGTAAAATTGCTTCCGAGAGCTGCGGCGCGTGCAGGGCTGCAAGGGCGTGTTCTCAAACGTTCGTTGAATAAAATTTCCGACATGTCACTCCCCGCGATGTTGCTGTTACGGGAAGGACGCGCGGCAATTCTGCTAGGCTGGAACGCTGACGGTAGCGCACGCCTGATGCCCAGCGAAACAGAAGGCGGGGAAATTTCCGTCGAGCACAATACGCTGCAACAGAATTATCTGGGCCTGGTGATGTTCGCCCAGCCTCGTCACCAGTTCGATCTGCAAAATCCGTCGCTGATCCCCCGAACCAAATCCTGGTTCAAGGATACGCTTAAGCTTTCACGTTCGCTCTACCTCGATGCCATCCTCGCCACGCTGCTGGTGAACATCATCGCACTGGCTACGCCGCTGTTCGTGATGAATGTCTATGATCGGGTTGTGCCGAATCAGGCAACGGCGACATTGTGGGTGTTGGCTATCGGCGTTACTGGTGCTTTTGTTTTCGATTTGATACTCAAAACGCTGCGCGGCATTTGCCTTGATATGGCCGGTAAAAAAACCGATCTGATTATTTCCGCCACGCTATTTGAACGCATTACCGGTATGTCGATGAAGGCCCGGCCACCACGTGTCGGTAGCTTTGCGCAGAATATTCATGAATTTCAATCGCTCAGAGACTTCCTTTCCTCGCTGACGCTGACGACACTGATCGACTTTCCTTTTACGCTGCTTCTGTTGTTGGTTATCGGCATTATCGGCGGCCCGCTGGTCTGGGTTTCCATCCTCGCCTACCCTATCGCCCTGTTGGCGAGTTGGGCGATGCAAAAGCCGCTATCCGCCACCATTGAAAAAACAATGCACCTTGCCAGCGAGCGGCAGGCTACGCTGATCGAAACGCTGAGCTGTCTGGATGCAATCAAGGTCAATAATGCAGAAAGTGAACGTCAGCACCAATGGGAACAGACTATTGGTAGCCTGAGCAAGCTGGAAATGCGAGCCAAGGCGTTGTCTTCACTGGCAGTAAACCTGACGCAATGGTTCCAGCAATTTGCCGGTGTTGCCATGATCGTCGTCGGCGTCTACATGCTGATTAACGGTAAGCTCAGTATGGGTGGATTGATTGCCTGTTACATGCTGAACGGCAGAGCGCTTATGCCGCTGGGTCAACTGTCTGGTTTGGTCAGCCGTTACCAGCAGGCGCGTTTGACGATGCAAACCACCGAACAAATGATGCAGTTGCCACAAGAGCGTAGCGATAACGAACGTCCGCTGAAGCGCGAGAGCATCCGGGGCGGTATCGAATTTCGCGATGTGACGTTCAATTATCCAGAACAAAAAACCAGTTCGCTGCAAGGCATCAGCCTGACCATCGCTCCCGGCGAGAAAGTCGGCGTTATTGGTCGTAGCGGGTCAGGAAAAAGCTCACTGCAAAAACTGATAGTGAACCTCTATCAGCCTAACACCGGCAATATTCTGATCGACGGCGTCGATGCCCGTCAGTTGGATGTCAGCGATTTACGCCACAATATCGGCTATGTTCCTCAAGATATTCAGCTATTTAGTGGCTCACTGCGCAATAACCTGATTAGTGGCGCACGCTATGTCGAAGATGAAGCGATGCTGCGAGCCGCAGAGATTTCAGGGGTGAACGAGTTTGCCCGTCTGCATCCGGATGGCTACAACCTTCAGGTTGGCGAACGCGGTCAACAGCTCTCCGGCGGGCAGCGTCAGGCTGTCGCGATAGCCAGAGCGCTGTTGCTCGATCCGCCGATTCTGGTGCTGGATGAACCCACCAGTTCGATGGATAACACCAGTGAAGATCGGTTAAAGCAGGCTTTGGCTCCCGTCATTGCGGAAAAAACGCTTTTACTGGTTACCCATCGGGTTTCCATGCTGGCACTGGTCGATCGTTTAGTGATCGTCGATAAAGGCAAAATTATTGCGGATGGGCCGAAGGCGATCGTGATGGATGCGTTGAAGAAGGGGCAGATCAATGCGTCTCGGTAAATATATCAAACGAATCAAACGCTATTTTGTCGGCGGAGATGAAGAAAGCCTTCAAACGATGCCTGAAGTGAGCCGGGCAATGGCTGAAGATTCGCCACGTTCTATTCGCTTTACACTATGGGCTATCGGCGCTTTTTTCCTGTTTTTCATCCTGTGGGCCGGGCTGGCGGATATTGATGAAGTCACGCGGGGTGACGGTAAAGCCATCCCCTCTTCCCGATTGCAAAAAATCCAAAACCTGGAAGGTGGGATCGTCACGGAAGTGTTCATACGTGAAGGCCAGGTCGTCAATGCCGGCGATCCTTTGCTGCGTCTTGATGATACACGTTTTGCGTCCAACGTCGGTGAAACAGAGGCCGATCGGCTTGCGCTGCTCTCGCGCATTGAACGTCTGAACGCCGAAATCAACGATCGGGATCTGGTGCTTTCGGAAGAAATTACAACGCAAGCGCCCAAAATCGCAGCAGGAGAAAAAGAGCTGTATAACAGCCGCCGCCAGCAGCTCCACAATGAGGTGTCCGGTTTGGAAGAGCAGTTGATCCAGCGTCGCCAGGAACTGAGAGATTTCTCTGCCAAGGAAATTCAGTTCCGCAATAGTCTGGGTCTGCTCCAGCAAGAAATTAAAATGTCAGAACCGCTAATCGCGGAAGGTGCCATTTCTAAAGTTGAAGTGTTACGACTGCGCCGCGCAGAGGTCGAAACCCGTGGCCAGCTTGATTCCATCAAGCTTTCGATTCCGCGGGCGGAGTCTGCGATTAAAGAGAGCGAGAATAAAATAGAGGAAACGCGCAGCCGTTATAAAAGCGAGGCGTTATCTCAGCTAAGTGAAGCACAAACCAACCTGAACAAAATTGAAGCCACGGGCAAAGCACTTGAAGACCGGGTAAACCGAACGCTGGTCGTCTCCCCCGTTCGCGGTATTGTGCAGCAGGTTTTAGTGAATACCATCGGCGGGGTGATTCAACCGGGTAGCGACCTGGTGGAGATTGTTCCACTGGACGATAACCTGTTGGTGGAAGCCAGGATTCGGCCACAGGATATTGCGTTTTTGCATCCAGGTCAGGATGCCATAATCAAATTAACAGCCTATGACTACACCATCTATGGTGGTTTAAAAGGCCAGTTGGAACAAATCAGCCCAGATACCGTAACCGATAAAGAAGGGAACAGCTTTTATATTATTCGCTTACGGACTGATAAGAATTATTTAGGCTCAGCCGATAAACCACTTCTTATCATTCCAGGTATGGTGGCCTCTGTTGATATAATAACGGGAAAGAAAACGATCCTCAGCTATTTGTTAAAACCGATTATTCGAGCAAAAGCAGAAGCACTACGGGAAAGATAATAAAAAAGGCGCCCAGCAAGCGCCTTTTTTCTATTCCATTTATCAATGATCGTTCATATTGTGATAAATCTGAGTTTGACTACGTCCCATAGCTTTAGCCTGATACATGGCAGAATCAGCATTAATTGCCAATGTCAGAGAGTCTGTACCGTGTTCTGGATACAACGCAATACCGATACTGCATGATATATCCAGCGTTTTCCCATCGATCTCGAAAGGCTTGTTCAACGCATTATGGATTTTATCTGCCACATAAAGCGTATTGTCAATTTCCTTAAGCCCCTGAAGCAGAATAATAAATTCATCACCGCTACGGCGATATACCGTATCTGAATCACGAACCGCACCGCGCATACGCGCCGCGGCTTCTTTCAATAGCAAATCGCCAACAGCATGCCCGAACGAGTCGTTTATCTGTTTAAATTTATCGAGATCCAGAAACATCAGCGCAATTTTCCTGCCCGTTTGTTTGGATAACAGAATCGCCTGCTCCATCTGCTCGGCAAATGTCAGGCCATTAGCCAATGACGTTAATGAGTCATAGTGCGCCAGTTGACGATAGTGTTCCTCGCTGCGCCGCAGCATATCAATGGCATGATACCGCTCTATGGCTATCGCAATCAGCTGTGCCGATTTCTCAATAGAGAAGATTTCCTCTTCAGCCGGGACATACACTTTGCGATGGTAAACGCTTAAAACACCTAATATTTCTTTGTTCTGACCGATGATAGGTTCAGACCAGCAGGAACGCAGCCCAGCATACAATGCGAGCCCTTTGTATAACGACCAATGCGGATGCACAGAAATATCATCAGCAATGACGCGCTTTCCGGTATAAGCAGCGGTACCAAAAGAAGCCACACCATCGGCAATTTTCACATTGTGAATGGCATTTTTATAAAAGCCCGGCAGGCTCGGCGCCGATCCAA
The genomic region above belongs to Pectobacterium colocasium and contains:
- a CDS encoding sensor domain-containing protein, which produces MYEIIITLLLLLLLFSSVKNRKIKQKFKTEQKKQDFLNMTFFAMEYSPASIMIADENCEIIYVNRQFITMSGYMPDEVIGKKTNILNSGMTNASVYEDLWSTINKGNVWSGEFVNRRKDGQLYWEKANIVKIYNKASNTTQYVGIKLDITERKSQEHHDNSYNRALELLSSGAPLKDILDAIIFSVEEKNPGRIVCSVLLVDKDKKCLTLGSAPSLPGFYKNAIHNVKIADGVASFGTAAYTGKRVIADDISVHPHWSLYKGLALYAGLRSCWSEPIIGQNKEILGVLSVYHRKVYVPAEEEIFSIEKSAQLIAIAIERYHAIDMLRRSEEHYRQLAHYDSLTSLANGLTFAEQMEQAILLSKQTGRKIALMFLDLDKFKQINDSFGHAVGDLLLKEAAARMRGAVRDSDTVYRRSGDEFIILLQGLKEIDNTLYVADKIHNALNKPFEIDGKTLDISCSIGIALYPEHGTDSLTLAINADSAMYQAKAMGRSQTQIYHNMNDH